A window from Hymenobacter volaticus encodes these proteins:
- a CDS encoding alpha/beta fold hydrolase, translated as MPTKLHYRAYGSGPRVILAFHGYGQGEGHWRTLIGELGPDVTVYAFDLFYHGRSRLAKVDAPLTKQRLSELLSEFLKTNNIESFSLLAFSMGAKFALTAVESFPSRVQRVWLIAPDGLQRQFWYSLATYPPWMRGVLGRAVLRPQRLLQFLGTLEQRRLVPSNLVRFAEWQLESREKRLRVYRSWVGFRLLTFSLRGLAQLLNRRPTPVTFFLGRHDQVIPHAGLQRFIGLLQGAETIVLEAGHAGLIYNVAAYLRRHPEVRV; from the coding sequence ATGCCCACTAAGCTGCACTACCGCGCCTACGGCTCCGGGCCCCGCGTGATTCTGGCGTTCCATGGCTATGGGCAAGGCGAGGGACATTGGCGCACCCTAATCGGGGAACTAGGCCCGGACGTGACGGTGTATGCCTTCGACCTATTCTACCATGGCCGCAGCCGACTAGCCAAAGTAGATGCCCCGCTCACCAAGCAACGCCTAAGCGAGCTGTTGAGCGAGTTTCTGAAGACAAATAACATTGAAAGCTTCAGCCTGCTGGCGTTTAGCATGGGAGCCAAGTTTGCCCTCACCGCTGTCGAGAGCTTTCCAAGCCGCGTACAACGTGTATGGCTAATTGCGCCGGATGGGCTGCAGCGGCAATTTTGGTATTCGTTGGCTACGTATCCGCCTTGGATGCGCGGAGTGCTGGGCCGCGCCGTGTTGCGGCCTCAGCGGCTCTTGCAGTTCTTAGGCACGCTCGAACAACGCCGCTTAGTACCCTCCAACCTCGTGCGCTTTGCCGAATGGCAGCTAGAGAGCCGTGAGAAACGATTGCGCGTGTACCGCAGCTGGGTTGGTTTCCGGCTGCTGACCTTCAGCTTGCGCGGCTTAGCACAACTGCTAAACCGCCGTCCGACACCCGTCACTTTCTTCCTGGGTCGTCACGACCAAGTGATTCCGCACGCCGGTTTGCAGCGGTTCATTGGTTTGCTGCAAGGGGCCGAAACTATAGTGCTAGAAGCAGGCCACGCGGGGCTTATCTACAACGTAGCGGCGTATCTGCGGCGGCATCCCGAAGTCAGGGTGTAG
- a CDS encoding ATP-dependent zinc protease family protein, which translates to MKKQRVPKRVLGRLELVDFPKFQLWGVEAKVDTGAYTSAIHCSDIQVITGSNGKPCLRVLLLDPSHPNFDGTLMEFTEFSLRDIKSSNGDAQERYVIQAVLRLFGEDFDTEFSLSDRSDMKYPVLLGRRLLRHGSFVVDVARRNMSYKAQLAAKPSRT; encoded by the coding sequence ATGAAAAAACAGCGGGTTCCGAAGCGTGTACTGGGACGGTTGGAACTGGTGGATTTTCCCAAGTTTCAATTGTGGGGAGTGGAGGCCAAAGTGGATACCGGCGCCTATACAAGCGCTATTCACTGCTCGGACATACAGGTAATAACCGGATCTAACGGTAAGCCTTGTCTTCGCGTGTTACTTTTGGACCCTTCTCACCCCAACTTCGACGGCACGTTAATGGAGTTCACCGAATTTTCGCTTCGGGATATCAAAAGCTCCAACGGTGATGCGCAGGAACGCTATGTTATTCAAGCAGTTCTGCGGTTATTTGGGGAAGATTTCGACACTGAATTTTCTTTATCCGACCGATCCGACATGAAATATCCCGTGCTACTCGGGCGGCGCCTGCTCCGGCATGGAAGTTTCGTAGTAGATGTAGCCCGGCGTAATATGTCGTATAAGGCTCAACTAGCGGCTAAGCCCTCG
- a CDS encoding DUF502 domain-containing protein — translation MRKYFNYFLNGFLIVAPIGLTGYILYAVFHWLDNLFPNYGVPGLGLLGAVVIVTIIGYVAKSFMVRPFLVIAERVLHRTPLVSIIYSSLKDLFDAFVGDNQKFNSPVLARMNAQDEVYKMGFVTQDSMLAINREELLAVYFPHSYNFSGELVLMPAANITYLDMPSSEVMKFIVSGGVSRLI, via the coding sequence ATGCGCAAATATTTCAATTACTTTCTGAACGGCTTTCTTATTGTAGCACCTATCGGCCTGACCGGGTATATCCTGTACGCCGTGTTTCATTGGCTCGACAACTTATTTCCCAACTACGGCGTGCCAGGATTGGGGCTGCTCGGCGCGGTAGTGATAGTGACGATAATTGGGTATGTGGCAAAGTCGTTTATGGTGCGGCCTTTCCTGGTCATTGCCGAGCGGGTGCTGCACCGTACGCCCTTGGTCAGTATCATTTATTCTAGCCTCAAAGACCTGTTCGACGCCTTTGTGGGCGACAACCAGAAGTTCAATTCCCCTGTGCTGGCCCGGATGAACGCGCAGGATGAGGTCTACAAAATGGGATTCGTTACGCAAGACTCGATGCTGGCCATCAACCGTGAAGAGCTACTGGCCGTGTACTTTCCGCATTCCTACAACTTCTCTGGTGAGCTAGTACTGATGCCCGCTGCGAACATCACTTATCTAGATATGCCAAGCAGTGAGGTTATGAAGTTCATTGTGTCGGGCGGCGTCTCACGCTTGATTTAA
- a CDS encoding response regulator yields the protein MSKKLRSIVLVDDNETTSFLNNRLLSRLDVADQVHTFRKAEQAFQFLWGEENAPVAPDAVPALVFVDLKMPGMDGFEFLKLYDALPDQSKAKTVMAVLTTSMHAADTARVAQYPDVEYLAKPLTEEKMEKLLKKRF from the coding sequence ATGTCGAAGAAGCTGCGCAGCATAGTACTGGTTGATGATAATGAAACCACTAGTTTCCTGAACAACCGCTTGCTTAGTCGTCTCGACGTTGCCGACCAAGTGCACACTTTTCGGAAAGCAGAGCAGGCATTTCAGTTTTTGTGGGGCGAAGAAAACGCGCCTGTTGCCCCTGATGCGGTACCCGCGCTGGTGTTCGTCGATTTGAAGATGCCGGGCATGGACGGTTTCGAGTTCCTGAAACTCTACGACGCCCTGCCCGATCAATCAAAAGCCAAAACGGTTATGGCGGTGCTCACCACTTCCATGCACGCCGCCGACACCGCCCGCGTAGCCCAATACCCGGACGTAGAATATCTGGCTAAGCCGCTAACCGAAGAGAAGATGGAAAAGCTGCTGAAAAAGCGTTTTTAA
- a CDS encoding 2TM domain-containing protein, translated as METPDRDPQLWYIAKDRAKFKAHLVTYILVNALLWAIWALTGFESVPMPWPLWVGAFWGFGLLLRGIRAYAGIGEEQQTEREYENLIRQRRQ; from the coding sequence ATGGAAACTCCTGACCGTGATCCGCAACTTTGGTACATCGCGAAAGACCGCGCCAAATTCAAGGCGCACTTGGTGACATACATCTTGGTGAATGCGCTGCTTTGGGCAATCTGGGCTCTAACTGGGTTCGAGTCTGTGCCTATGCCGTGGCCGCTATGGGTAGGGGCTTTTTGGGGGTTTGGATTACTGCTGCGAGGAATCCGGGCCTATGCAGGCATCGGAGAAGAACAACAAACCGAGCGCGAATACGAAAACTTAATTCGCCAACGCCGGCAGTAA
- a CDS encoding macro domain-containing protein, whose product MEACRRLRAGHYGKGLSTGKAVITTAGRLPARHVIHTVGPVWNGGHKQEPELLANCYRNSLNLAAENQLHSIAFSSISTGVYRYPKAEATAIAVREVRAFLEQHDLPQEVVFVTFDEVSFQLYERELE is encoded by the coding sequence TTGGAAGCTTGCCGCCGCTTGCGGGCTGGTCATTACGGCAAAGGCCTATCCACAGGCAAGGCAGTTATCACCACCGCAGGCCGGCTGCCTGCCCGGCACGTCATTCATACGGTAGGGCCAGTCTGGAACGGAGGACACAAGCAGGAGCCCGAACTGCTGGCCAATTGCTACCGCAACAGCCTGAACTTGGCGGCTGAAAATCAGCTTCATAGCATAGCTTTCTCTAGCATTAGCACCGGTGTGTATCGCTACCCGAAAGCGGAAGCCACTGCTATTGCCGTGCGGGAGGTGCGGGCATTTTTAGAGCAGCACGACTTGCCGCAAGAAGTGGTGTTTGTGACGTTTGATGAGGTCAGCTTTCAGCTGTATGAGCGAGAATTAGAGTAG
- the ade gene encoding adenine deaminase → MPAEFSLQANAIDLFANTIVPAVIHVADGRIRAIEPTGASAPDPSLPYALPGFVDAHVHIESSLLIPAEFARLAVVHGTVATVSDPHEIGNVLGVAGVEFMLESGRQVPFKFCFGAPSCVPATPFETAGAEITAQDIEQLFQNPEIGYLAEMMNWPGVLNRDAGVMEKIRLAQQYGRPVDGHAPGLRGADAQRYAEAGISTDHECFTAEEALDKLAVGMKILIREGSAARNFDALIDLLPEHYEHMMFCSDDKHPDTLVLGHINQLVQRAVARGQDVLKVLRVACRNPVEHYRLPVGLLHVGDPADFIVVDNLTDFQVRQTYLNGELVAENGSTLIPSVPGRIVNNFHARPVSAQEFQLRTPTNEPSTIRVIECFDGQLITARHDLTARVENGLVVPDLAQDILKLTVVNRYQPAPPAVAFIRGFGLKHGALASSVGHDSHNITAVSCDDESLARAINLVMEAQGGLAAVGADGEELVLPLPVAGLMSEQDGYRVAESYAAIDALSRQLGSPLGAPFMTLSFMALLVIPSLKLSDKGLFDGEAFRFVEAVV, encoded by the coding sequence ATGCCCGCTGAATTTAGTTTACAGGCCAACGCCATCGACCTGTTTGCCAATACGATAGTCCCTGCCGTTATACACGTAGCCGACGGCCGCATCCGGGCCATCGAGCCAACGGGTGCTTCCGCTCCCGACCCGAGCTTGCCGTATGCGTTGCCAGGTTTCGTTGATGCCCACGTCCATATTGAAAGCTCACTGCTAATACCGGCAGAATTTGCCCGGCTGGCCGTAGTGCATGGCACGGTCGCCACGGTGTCGGACCCGCATGAGATTGGCAATGTGCTTGGCGTGGCGGGCGTAGAATTCATGCTGGAAAGTGGGCGACAGGTACCGTTCAAGTTTTGCTTTGGGGCGCCCTCGTGTGTGCCAGCCACGCCTTTTGAAACGGCTGGTGCCGAAATAACGGCGCAGGACATCGAACAATTGTTTCAGAACCCGGAAATCGGGTACTTGGCGGAGATGATGAACTGGCCTGGCGTGCTGAACCGCGATGCAGGCGTGATGGAGAAAATTCGGCTGGCGCAGCAGTACGGCCGCCCCGTAGACGGCCACGCCCCCGGCTTGCGCGGTGCCGACGCCCAGCGCTATGCGGAGGCTGGCATCAGCACCGACCATGAATGCTTTACGGCCGAAGAAGCCCTCGACAAACTGGCCGTTGGCATGAAGATTCTGATTCGGGAAGGCTCCGCAGCCCGCAACTTCGACGCACTGATTGACTTGCTGCCGGAGCACTACGAGCACATGATGTTCTGCTCCGACGACAAGCACCCCGACACGCTGGTGCTCGGCCACATCAATCAGCTAGTACAGCGCGCCGTGGCTCGCGGACAAGACGTGCTGAAAGTGCTGCGCGTGGCCTGCCGCAACCCCGTCGAGCATTACCGTTTGCCCGTTGGCCTGCTCCACGTTGGTGACCCTGCTGACTTCATTGTAGTAGACAACCTGACGGACTTTCAGGTGCGCCAAACATACTTGAACGGCGAGCTAGTAGCTGAAAACGGCAGCACTCTAATTCCTTCGGTACCTGGCCGCATCGTTAATAACTTCCATGCTCGTCCGGTCAGCGCGCAAGAATTTCAACTACGCACTCCAACCAACGAGCCCTCTACTATCAGGGTCATTGAGTGCTTCGATGGGCAGCTTATCACTGCTCGCCACGACCTGACGGCCCGGGTGGAAAATGGGTTGGTGGTGCCTGACCTGGCGCAAGATATTCTGAAGCTTACCGTTGTGAACCGCTATCAGCCGGCGCCGCCCGCGGTGGCCTTCATCCGAGGCTTTGGCTTGAAGCACGGCGCTCTAGCCAGTAGTGTCGGCCACGATTCGCATAATATTACGGCCGTTAGCTGCGATGATGAGAGTTTGGCCCGTGCCATAAACTTGGTGATGGAAGCCCAAGGTGGTTTAGCCGCTGTTGGGGCCGACGGGGAGGAACTGGTGCTACCACTGCCCGTGGCCGGGTTGATGTCGGAGCAGGATGGTTACCGCGTGGCGGAATCGTATGCGGCTATTGATGCGCTGTCGAGGCAGCTTGGCTCTCCGCTCGGGGCTCCGTTTATGACGCTCTCTTTTATGGCCTTGTTGGTTATCCCAAGCTTGAAGTTGAGCGACAAAGGTCTGTTTGATGGGGAAGCATTCCGCTTTGTGGAGGCGGTAGTGTAA
- a CDS encoding PQQ-dependent sugar dehydrogenase: protein MKTHRLLPLLLLAPLALLSSAPDRPLAAADANLSKIKLPAGFSITYFAQNVKSARELAVGPDGTVYVGSRDAGKVYALPDRNKDGKADEVITIANGLNGPNGVAVRNGSLYVAEVNRITRYDNIAQKLKQPPKPVLVFDQLLNNEWHGYRYIAFGPDGKLYVPVGAPCNTCIPSEPVIGTITRMNADGTGQEVFAQGVRNTVGFDWSPVDKVLWFTDNGRDQLGDNLPADELNRAPNAGLHFGFPYFFAGDVPDPEFGQGRSAATYTKPARKLGPHVAALGMKFYTGKKFPATYRNQIFIPEHGSWNRSSKLGYRISLVRLDASGKQAKSYETFAEGWLQGQKSWGRPVCLLVLPDGSMLVSDDLNDAVYRISYKG from the coding sequence ATGAAAACACACCGCTTGCTCCCTCTTTTGTTGCTAGCCCCGCTGGCTCTTCTTTCCTCTGCTCCCGACCGGCCTTTGGCGGCCGCCGATGCCAACCTAAGTAAAATCAAACTGCCTGCTGGCTTCAGCATCACGTACTTTGCGCAAAACGTGAAAAGTGCCCGGGAGCTGGCTGTCGGGCCCGATGGCACAGTGTACGTGGGCAGCCGCGACGCCGGGAAAGTATACGCCTTGCCCGACCGTAACAAGGATGGCAAAGCCGACGAAGTAATTACCATTGCCAACGGCCTGAACGGCCCGAATGGCGTAGCCGTCCGCAACGGTTCCTTGTACGTGGCCGAAGTCAACCGCATCACGCGCTACGACAACATTGCCCAGAAGCTCAAGCAGCCGCCCAAGCCCGTTCTGGTGTTCGACCAATTGCTCAACAACGAGTGGCACGGCTACCGCTACATTGCTTTCGGGCCCGACGGTAAGCTCTACGTGCCGGTAGGTGCGCCTTGCAACACCTGCATTCCCTCGGAACCCGTTATCGGCACCATCACCCGCATGAACGCCGATGGTACCGGCCAAGAGGTATTCGCTCAAGGGGTGCGCAACACCGTTGGCTTCGATTGGAGCCCCGTGGACAAAGTGCTGTGGTTCACCGATAACGGCCGCGACCAACTCGGCGACAACTTGCCCGCCGACGAATTGAACCGTGCCCCCAACGCCGGTTTACACTTCGGCTTCCCTTACTTTTTTGCCGGCGACGTGCCCGACCCAGAATTCGGCCAAGGTCGTTCTGCGGCTACCTATACCAAGCCGGCCCGCAAACTCGGACCACACGTAGCGGCTCTGGGGATGAAGTTTTACACCGGCAAGAAGTTTCCAGCTACCTACCGCAACCAGATTTTCATTCCTGAGCACGGTTCCTGGAACCGCAGCAGCAAGCTCGGCTACCGGATTTCGCTGGTCCGCCTCGATGCAAGCGGCAAACAAGCCAAGAGCTACGAAACCTTCGCTGAAGGCTGGTTGCAAGGCCAAAAGTCGTGGGGGCGCCCCGTGTGTTTGCTCGTTCTTCCCGATGGTTCGATGCTGGTCTCCGACGACCTGAACGATGCCGTGTACCGGATCAGCTACAAAGGGTGA
- a CDS encoding DoxX family protein, which produces MALSTPTHPAGHRTKNSASNPVWMDALRILLGLFLFIKGVSFLSKSSDVYYLLSQQQSLGELSKAPLFFSIVHMLGGLMIAFGALTRLALLCQMPIVFGAALVVNPQRGVNTGNTELWLSLLVLGLLLFFMIKGPGRHSIDNKVFRPQPDLS; this is translated from the coding sequence ATGGCACTCTCCACTCCCACCCACCCCGCCGGACACAGAACGAAAAACAGCGCCAGCAACCCCGTCTGGATGGATGCATTACGCATTCTGTTGGGCTTGTTTCTGTTCATCAAAGGCGTCTCGTTCCTGAGCAAAAGTAGTGACGTGTACTACCTCCTGAGCCAGCAGCAAAGCCTAGGCGAGCTAAGCAAAGCGCCGCTCTTCTTTAGCATTGTGCATATGCTCGGTGGCTTAATGATTGCCTTCGGCGCATTGACCCGGCTGGCGCTTCTGTGCCAAATGCCTATTGTGTTTGGCGCGGCGTTAGTAGTCAACCCACAACGCGGGGTCAATACAGGCAACACGGAGCTTTGGCTGTCCTTACTTGTTTTGGGCCTGCTCTTATTTTTTATGATCAAGGGTCCTGGCAGGCATTCCATTGACAACAAAGTATTCCGCCCCCAACCGGACCTGTCGTAA
- a CDS encoding 4-hydroxy-3-methylbut-2-enyl diphosphate reductase — MNVTIDKNSGYCFGVEFAIQMAEDELAHDETLYCLGDIVHNRMEVERLHEQGLRIIDRAQLEQLHDCKVLIRAHGEPPETYQLALRNNIELIDASCPVVLKLQNRVKHAFDSTRRQDGQIVIYGQPGHAEVAGLNGQTGNRALIVMTEADLDQVDFARPVTLFSQTTKSTAGFYHMKAVIEERIKAAGGSLDSFDANDSICRQVSNREPALAKFAAVHDVVIFVSGRKSSNGKALFSVVNKTNERSYFVENELEIDEEWFHGAESVGICGATSTPMWLMQRVKERIEQVPEAVA; from the coding sequence ATGAACGTTACCATCGATAAGAATTCTGGCTATTGTTTTGGGGTCGAATTCGCCATTCAGATGGCAGAAGACGAACTGGCTCACGATGAAACCCTGTATTGCCTGGGCGACATCGTGCACAACCGCATGGAGGTGGAGCGCCTACACGAACAGGGCCTGCGGATCATCGACCGAGCTCAACTCGAGCAACTGCACGACTGCAAAGTGCTTATTCGGGCCCACGGCGAACCACCCGAAACCTATCAGCTGGCGCTTCGCAACAACATCGAGCTCATCGACGCTTCTTGCCCTGTAGTGCTCAAGCTGCAGAACCGCGTCAAGCATGCCTTCGATAGCACTCGGCGCCAAGATGGCCAAATCGTTATCTACGGCCAGCCTGGTCACGCAGAAGTAGCGGGGTTGAATGGCCAAACTGGCAACCGGGCCCTCATCGTCATGACGGAAGCCGACCTCGACCAAGTGGATTTTGCCCGGCCAGTTACGCTCTTCAGCCAGACTACTAAGAGTACGGCCGGGTTCTACCACATGAAGGCTGTTATTGAGGAGCGTATAAAAGCAGCGGGTGGCTCTCTGGATTCGTTTGATGCCAATGACAGCATCTGCCGCCAGGTAAGCAACCGGGAGCCCGCGCTGGCGAAATTCGCTGCCGTGCACGACGTAGTAATATTCGTGAGTGGCCGCAAAAGCTCAAACGGAAAGGCCTTATTTTCGGTGGTCAACAAAACCAACGAACGCAGCTACTTTGTCGAGAACGAGCTGGAAATCGACGAGGAGTGGTTTCACGGAGCTGAATCAGTTGGTATCTGCGGCGCTACAAGTACGCCTATGTGGCTGATGCAGCGCGTGAAGGAGCGCATCGAGCAAGTGCCAGAGGCAGTAGCCTAA
- the cmk gene encoding (d)CMP kinase yields MRKIVIAIDGYSSCGKSTTAKAVAAELGYAYIDTGAMYRAVTLYLLENNIRFDDLPRIEQALHEMHISFKRNRKTGRNELCLDGHIREDEIRQMRISNLVSEVSSIPAVRHAMVAQQQRMGRKRGVVMDGRDIGTTVFPDAEVKIFMTADVVTRAERRQEELAVKGEEVPVEEIVENLRKRDHLDSTRTESPLRRAADAVMLDTTHMMIDEQVDFVLERVSAMLFALASSADNERNGNEVVV; encoded by the coding sequence ATGAGAAAAATCGTCATTGCCATCGACGGCTACTCCTCTTGCGGCAAAAGCACCACGGCCAAAGCCGTGGCCGCCGAGCTAGGATACGCCTACATCGACACCGGCGCCATGTACCGCGCCGTGACGCTGTATCTGCTCGAGAACAATATTCGCTTTGACGATTTGCCTCGCATAGAGCAGGCACTGCACGAGATGCACATCTCTTTCAAGCGCAACCGTAAAACGGGCCGCAACGAACTGTGCCTTGATGGGCACATTCGGGAAGATGAAATCCGGCAGATGCGTATTTCCAATTTGGTGAGTGAAGTATCGAGCATTCCGGCCGTGCGCCACGCCATGGTGGCGCAGCAGCAACGTATGGGCCGTAAGCGCGGGGTAGTGATGGATGGCCGCGACATCGGCACCACGGTTTTTCCGGACGCCGAAGTCAAAATATTTATGACGGCCGACGTCGTAACCCGCGCCGAGCGGCGGCAGGAAGAACTAGCTGTGAAGGGTGAAGAAGTGCCCGTGGAGGAGATAGTGGAAAACCTGCGCAAGCGCGACCACCTCGACTCCACCCGCACTGAAAGCCCGTTGCGCCGTGCGGCCGATGCCGTGATGCTTGACACCACGCACATGATGATCGACGAGCAGGTGGATTTTGTGTTGGAGCGTGTATCGGCTATGCTGTTTGCCTTGGCTTCCAGCGCCGACAATGAACGGAATGGCAACGAAGTGGTTGTATAA